Proteins from a single region of Catenulispora acidiphila DSM 44928:
- a CDS encoding 2-aminoethylphosphonate ABC transporter substrate-binding protein has translation MSHVLSRPRTRRVGALIAVGGLTLTGLTACASSKSSSGAAAGSTATSAAAAAASSSCPALGAPASTAPAKADGSGGQVTIYSADGLYDAKDDKNWYNQEFKKFTALTGIHVNYSEDGSGGVETKVDSEKSNPKADVIVTLPPFIQKAEASGLLQAYSPACVDKVDPSLVDKNGEWEAVMGNYLSFIYNTKALPDGPPKTWNDLLDPKFSKKLQYSTPGVAGDGTAVMIAAIHAFGDNRDSAWSFFKQLQSNNVGPSKSTGALESKVNTGDLLVANGDVQMNYVDSTTQYPNNKIFFPAGNDGKPSTFSLPYMAGLVKGAPHADNGKKLIDFLLSEGAQLDASKVAYGFPARTDVKPTDSNYAALNALLQGVTVFPVDWNEVAQNYNSDVKAWDTATGTPS, from the coding sequence ATGTCGCACGTACTGTCCCGCCCGCGTACCCGCCGTGTCGGCGCGCTGATCGCCGTCGGCGGCCTGACGCTGACCGGACTGACGGCTTGTGCCTCTTCCAAGAGCTCCTCCGGTGCCGCCGCCGGCAGCACCGCCACCTCCGCCGCTGCTGCGGCCGCGTCCTCCTCCTGCCCGGCGCTCGGTGCCCCAGCGTCGACCGCGCCTGCGAAGGCCGACGGCTCCGGCGGGCAGGTGACCATCTACAGCGCCGACGGTCTGTACGACGCGAAGGATGACAAGAACTGGTACAACCAGGAATTCAAAAAGTTCACCGCCCTGACCGGCATCCACGTGAACTACTCCGAGGACGGCTCCGGCGGCGTGGAGACCAAGGTCGACTCCGAGAAGTCGAACCCGAAGGCCGACGTCATCGTGACCCTGCCGCCGTTCATCCAGAAGGCTGAAGCCTCCGGGCTGCTGCAGGCGTACAGCCCGGCGTGTGTGGACAAGGTCGACCCCTCGCTCGTGGACAAGAACGGCGAGTGGGAAGCGGTGATGGGCAACTACCTGTCCTTCATCTACAACACCAAGGCGCTGCCCGACGGCCCGCCGAAGACCTGGAACGACCTGCTGGACCCGAAGTTCAGCAAGAAGTTGCAGTACTCGACGCCGGGTGTGGCCGGTGACGGGACGGCGGTGATGATCGCGGCGATCCACGCCTTCGGCGACAACCGCGACTCCGCCTGGAGCTTCTTCAAGCAGCTGCAGTCGAACAACGTCGGGCCGTCGAAGTCCACCGGCGCGCTGGAGAGCAAGGTCAACACCGGCGACCTGCTGGTGGCGAACGGCGACGTGCAGATGAACTACGTCGACAGCACGACGCAGTACCCGAACAACAAGATCTTCTTCCCGGCGGGCAACGACGGCAAGCCAAGCACGTTCTCGCTTCCGTATATGGCGGGCTTGGTCAAGGGCGCGCCCCATGCCGACAACGGCAAGAAGCTGATCGACTTCCTGCTGTCCGAGGGCGCGCAGCTGGACGCTTCCAAGGTGGCGTATGGCTTCCCGGCGCGTACCGACGTCAAGCCCACGGACAGCAACTACGCGGCTTTGAACGCGCTGCTTCAGGGCGTGACCGTCTTCCCGGTGGACTGGAACGAGGTCGCGCAGAACTACAACAGCGACGTCAAGGCGTGGGACACCGCCACCGGCACGCCGAGCTGA
- a CDS encoding aldehyde dehydrogenase family protein codes for MVDQLPVRPEHLGNFAGGLWGPASAGGTRANVSPADTSDVLGRFADSTAADAVRAVDAAEAALPAWRALGPIKRAEIVRRAERIIGEREDEFARAVSREQGKLYKEALGEVRRGMAILDFTAGEGRRLNGSTTPAEEPRTVAMTFRQPIGVVGLITPWNFPLAIPIWKVAPALVAGCTSILKPSPLTPYSAALLVQAFADAGVPDGVLNLVQGDREPGEALTNDPRVAGISFTGSLPVGRAIHVAGAGRLMKTQLELGGKNAVLVLADADLDKAAAAIVVGAFGQAGQRCSATSRVVVDVAVKEALLDKVIAKVSALKVGHPLDPDADVCPVVNEDRMTACLEAIATAQEVGAKVAVGGHRFTDGVPDGYYVEPTVLRDVPWDCEIAQEEIFGPVLSVIDCDGFDDAMRISNSVKYGMSGTIFTQNPAHIFEALERFEAGMLHVNRPGVGAYAHLPHMGAKQSQYGAPECSPEVWDFYTEWRSACISF; via the coding sequence ATGGTTGATCAACTCCCTGTCCGCCCCGAGCACCTCGGCAACTTCGCCGGCGGCCTCTGGGGCCCGGCGTCGGCCGGCGGGACTCGCGCGAATGTGAGTCCCGCGGACACCTCCGACGTGCTCGGCCGCTTCGCCGATTCCACTGCCGCCGACGCGGTGCGCGCGGTGGACGCCGCCGAGGCCGCGCTGCCGGCGTGGCGGGCGCTCGGACCGATCAAGCGCGCCGAGATCGTGCGCCGTGCCGAGCGGATCATCGGCGAGCGCGAGGACGAGTTCGCCCGCGCCGTCAGCCGGGAGCAGGGCAAGCTTTACAAGGAGGCACTCGGCGAAGTCCGGCGCGGCATGGCGATCCTGGACTTCACCGCCGGGGAGGGCCGCCGCCTCAACGGCTCCACCACGCCGGCCGAGGAGCCGCGGACCGTCGCGATGACGTTCCGACAGCCGATCGGCGTGGTCGGGCTGATCACGCCGTGGAACTTCCCGCTGGCCATCCCGATCTGGAAGGTGGCGCCGGCGCTGGTGGCCGGGTGTACCAGCATCCTGAAACCCTCGCCGCTCACGCCCTACTCCGCAGCGCTGCTGGTGCAGGCGTTCGCCGACGCCGGGGTCCCGGACGGCGTGCTGAATCTCGTGCAGGGCGACCGGGAACCCGGCGAGGCGCTGACGAACGACCCGCGCGTGGCCGGCATCTCCTTCACCGGCTCGCTGCCGGTCGGCCGCGCGATTCACGTCGCCGGCGCCGGTCGGCTGATGAAGACGCAGCTGGAGCTCGGCGGCAAGAACGCGGTGCTGGTGCTGGCCGACGCCGATCTGGACAAGGCCGCCGCGGCGATCGTGGTCGGCGCGTTCGGCCAGGCCGGGCAGCGGTGCTCGGCGACCTCGCGCGTGGTGGTCGACGTCGCGGTCAAGGAAGCCTTGCTGGACAAGGTGATCGCGAAGGTGAGCGCGCTGAAAGTGGGCCACCCCTTGGACCCGGACGCCGACGTCTGCCCGGTCGTGAACGAGGACCGGATGACCGCGTGCCTGGAGGCCATCGCCACGGCGCAGGAAGTCGGGGCGAAGGTCGCGGTCGGCGGACACCGTTTCACCGACGGCGTGCCGGACGGCTACTACGTCGAGCCGACCGTGCTGCGCGACGTCCCGTGGGACTGCGAGATCGCGCAGGAAGAGATCTTCGGACCGGTCCTGTCGGTCATCGACTGCGACGGGTTCGACGACGCGATGCGCATCTCCAACTCGGTGAAGTACGGCATGTCCGGAACCATCTTCACGCAGAACCCGGCGCACATTTTCGAGGCGCTGGAACGCTTCGAGGCCGGCATGCTGCACGTCAACCGGCCCGGCGTCGGCGCGTACGCGCACCTGCCGCACATGGGTGCCAAGCAGTCGCAGTACGGCGCGCCGGAGTGCTCGCCGGAGGTCTGGGACTTCTACACCGAATGGCGGTCCGCGTGCATCAGCTTCTGA
- a CDS encoding CoA transferase subunit A, producing MHQLLNPLSQARVMSAAEAVRTFVEPGAVLGLGGQNINRCPMALVHEVVRQDIGDLAVVGCNLSLPLDHLVAAGLVARTEQGSGNLEKFGTLFSWRRAVEANRIEVRDYSHLSMASRFLAGAMGLPFMPVRSLLGSSVLERLVAEGDAVVTADPWSGEPVVLVRACTPDVSLIHANAADTDGNVVIDGVTSHEVDMVRASRHVIVSVEEVLPAGAFDDQPERVTISGAYVSAVVEQPWGAWPTSVYRRYDYYESEIDGYQKSAKAGDEGPRRYLAEQVRAHADFDGYLAASDPGGSSRAAMAEQMRSLL from the coding sequence GTGCATCAGCTTCTGAATCCGCTGAGCCAGGCCAGGGTGATGAGCGCTGCCGAGGCGGTGCGGACCTTCGTCGAGCCCGGCGCCGTCCTGGGCCTGGGCGGCCAGAACATCAACCGCTGTCCGATGGCGCTGGTGCACGAGGTGGTGCGGCAGGACATCGGGGATCTGGCGGTCGTCGGCTGCAACCTGTCGCTGCCGCTGGACCACCTGGTCGCCGCGGGGCTCGTGGCCCGCACCGAGCAGGGCAGCGGCAACCTGGAGAAGTTCGGCACGCTGTTCAGCTGGCGGCGGGCCGTGGAGGCGAACCGCATCGAGGTGCGCGACTACTCACATCTGTCGATGGCGTCCCGGTTTCTGGCCGGTGCCATGGGATTGCCGTTCATGCCGGTGCGTTCGCTGCTGGGTTCCTCAGTGCTCGAACGCCTCGTCGCCGAGGGGGACGCGGTGGTCACCGCCGACCCTTGGAGCGGCGAGCCGGTGGTGCTGGTGCGCGCCTGCACGCCCGACGTTTCGCTGATCCACGCCAACGCCGCCGACACCGACGGCAACGTGGTCATCGACGGGGTGACGAGCCATGAGGTGGACATGGTCCGGGCCTCGCGGCATGTGATCGTCTCGGTGGAGGAGGTGCTGCCGGCCGGGGCGTTCGACGACCAGCCTGAGCGGGTCACGATCTCGGGGGCGTACGTCAGCGCGGTCGTCGAGCAGCCTTGGGGCGCTTGGCCGACCAGCGTCTATCGCCGTTACGACTACTACGAATCCGAGATCGACGGCTATCAGAAGAGCGCCAAGGCCGGGGACGAGGGTCCGCGCCGGTATCTGGCGGAACAGGTGAGGGCGCACGCCGATTTCGACGGGTACCTGGCCGCGTCCGATCCCGGCGGATCGTCGAGGGCTGCGATGGCTGAGCAGATGCGGAGCCTGTTGTGA
- a CDS encoding CoA-transferase subunit beta: MTVTESTADAGAGTGADAPPLSALPRELLVFEGARQIADGDCVIAGTGLPLLAGLVAQRTHAPSARLLIESGVVFPKVVPTPLSVVDPRIMHAPSKLGSLIESLGGFVQRGLVSTGFLGGAQIDARANINSTWIERGSGRVRLPGSGGANDIASHCATIVVLTSHEKRRFPERCDYVTSPGFLDGPGARRRAGLNPVRVKVVTDLCVLEGDDAVGELTVTALMPGATVEDVLANTGFTPRVADRLAVVAAPSAEHLALLRDVLDPESRYFPERLKNGNAHD; this comes from the coding sequence GTGACGGTCACCGAGTCCACTGCCGACGCTGGTGCTGGCACCGGTGCCGACGCCCCGCCTCTCTCCGCGCTGCCCCGCGAGCTGCTGGTGTTCGAGGGCGCGCGGCAGATCGCCGACGGCGACTGCGTGATCGCCGGTACCGGGCTGCCGCTGCTGGCCGGGCTGGTCGCGCAGCGCACGCACGCGCCGAGCGCGCGGCTGTTGATCGAATCAGGGGTCGTGTTCCCGAAGGTGGTGCCCACGCCGCTGTCGGTGGTGGACCCGCGGATCATGCACGCGCCGTCCAAGCTCGGCTCGCTCATCGAGTCCCTCGGCGGATTCGTGCAGCGCGGGCTGGTCTCCACCGGGTTCCTCGGCGGCGCGCAGATCGACGCGCGGGCCAACATCAACTCGACGTGGATCGAGCGCGGCAGCGGCCGGGTGCGGCTGCCCGGCAGCGGCGGCGCGAACGACATCGCCTCGCACTGCGCCACGATCGTGGTGCTCACCAGCCACGAGAAGCGGCGCTTCCCAGAGCGCTGCGACTACGTCACCTCGCCGGGCTTCCTGGATGGTCCCGGCGCCCGCCGCCGTGCCGGGCTGAACCCGGTGCGGGTGAAGGTGGTCACCGACCTGTGCGTGCTGGAGGGCGACGACGCGGTCGGGGAGCTGACCGTCACCGCGCTCATGCCGGGCGCCACGGTCGAGGACGTGCTGGCGAACACCGGCTTCACGCCGCGGGTGGCCGACCGGCTCGCGGTCGTCGCCGCCCCTTCCGCCGAGCATTTGGCGCTGCTGCGCGACGTGCTCGACCCCGAGTCCCGCTATTTTCCCGAGCGACTGAAGAACGGAAACGCCCATGACTGA
- a CDS encoding citrate/2-methylcitrate synthase gives MTDNAANTANAEKTPFHWKSNIAWKNRDRIVVRGYDVNELTGNLDFGQMLFLVLKGELPTEAQAKITNAMMVSLAEHAMSPSSATVRFATSGGAELNGAVSAGVAAIGRLHGTADRPATMYIGVEKRAADDGIPMQEAAALTVQEMRARRENMPGYHHAQHIRDPRTVRLLELSDKWGISSTYVAIARAMEDATEQVFGRRLWINGPGAMGCIGLDAGYTPPEMKAMFITARTLSLCAHSIEESTREKGWRASENSDMVQPLSLQMQGPNWYDGPADRALPTRLGE, from the coding sequence ATGACTGACAACGCTGCGAACACTGCGAACGCTGAGAAGACGCCCTTCCACTGGAAGTCCAACATCGCCTGGAAGAACCGCGACCGGATCGTGGTCCGCGGCTACGACGTCAACGAGCTGACCGGCAACCTGGACTTCGGCCAGATGCTGTTCCTGGTCCTCAAGGGCGAGCTGCCGACCGAGGCACAGGCGAAGATCACCAACGCCATGATGGTCTCGCTGGCCGAGCACGCCATGTCCCCCTCCTCGGCCACCGTCCGCTTCGCCACCTCCGGCGGCGCCGAACTCAACGGCGCGGTCTCCGCCGGCGTCGCCGCCATCGGCCGCCTGCACGGCACCGCCGACCGCCCCGCGACCATGTACATCGGCGTGGAGAAGCGCGCAGCCGACGATGGCATCCCGATGCAGGAGGCCGCCGCACTGACCGTCCAGGAGATGCGCGCCCGCCGCGAGAACATGCCCGGCTACCACCACGCCCAGCACATCCGCGACCCCCGCACCGTGCGCCTCCTGGAACTGAGCGACAAGTGGGGCATCAGCAGCACCTACGTCGCCATCGCCCGCGCCATGGAGGACGCCACCGAGCAAGTATTCGGCCGCCGCCTCTGGATCAACGGCCCCGGCGCCATGGGCTGCATCGGCCTCGACGCCGGCTACACACCCCCCGAGATGAAAGCCATGTTCATCACTGCCCGCACCCTCTCCCTCTGCGCCCACTCCATCGAAGAATCCACCCGAGAAAAAGGCTGGCGAGCCTCCGAGAACTCCGACATGGTCCAACCCCTCTCCCTCCAGATGCAGGGCCCGAACTGGTACGACGGCCCAGCCGACCGCGCGCTGCCGACGAGGCTCGGGGAGTAG
- a CDS encoding cold-shock protein has translation MATGTVKWFNGEKGYGFIAQDGGGPDVFVHFSAIEGSGYRNLEENQPVEFEITQGPKGPQAEKVRALAQ, from the coding sequence ATGGCAACTGGCACGGTCAAGTGGTTCAACGGCGAGAAGGGCTACGGCTTCATCGCTCAGGACGGCGGCGGCCCGGACGTCTTCGTCCACTTCTCGGCCATCGAGGGTTCCGGCTACCGGAACCTCGAAGAGAACCAGCCGGTCGAGTTCGAGATCACCCAGGGCCCGAAGGGCCCGCAGGCGGAGAAGGTTCGGGCCCTCGCCCAGTAA
- a CDS encoding NUDIX domain-containing protein: MPVHNSHCSYCGTAYVPESAWPRVCANCGETTWLNPLPVALVMMPIIGEDGRTGLLTVRRGIEPQLGEIGLPGGFIEEGESWQQGAVRELWEETGLRADVAEVELADVLSAPSHVILLFGRVKPRPVEDLAELTAERVRTLSNGETLELVVVDHAQPLAFPLHTEMSDRFFAALG; this comes from the coding sequence ATGCCGGTCCACAACTCGCACTGCTCCTACTGCGGTACCGCCTACGTCCCGGAATCCGCGTGGCCGCGGGTCTGCGCGAACTGTGGCGAGACCACCTGGCTCAACCCGCTGCCGGTGGCGCTGGTGATGATGCCGATCATCGGCGAGGACGGCCGGACCGGGCTGCTGACGGTGCGCCGCGGGATCGAGCCGCAGCTCGGCGAGATCGGCCTGCCCGGCGGCTTCATCGAGGAGGGCGAGAGCTGGCAGCAGGGGGCGGTGCGCGAGCTGTGGGAGGAGACCGGGCTGCGCGCCGACGTGGCCGAGGTGGAGCTCGCCGACGTGCTGAGCGCCCCCAGCCACGTGATCCTGCTCTTCGGGCGGGTCAAGCCGCGCCCGGTCGAGGATCTCGCCGAGCTGACGGCCGAGCGCGTCCGCACGCTGTCCAACGGCGAGACGCTGGAATTGGTCGTCGTGGACCACGCCCAACCCCTGGCGTTCCCCCTCCACACCGAGATGAGCGATCGTTTCTTTGCCGCTCTCGGCTGA
- a CDS encoding MBL fold metallo-hydrolase has protein sequence MTDAAPAEAAVAEGPGVWSIRVPFPDNPLGYTLVYVLETTAGGPVLVDAGWDDPVSLATLERGLEAVGTSVSEVRGVLVTHHHPDHHGLAGRIRELSGCWVALHEEDAKVVEMVRTAEREPWTKRYKALLELCGAPPEAVASAASAIPSGAKPAVPDVLIEDGTLMDVPGRTLRAVWTPGHSPGHTCFHLEDSGALLTGDHVLPGITPVVTVYDDHVVGTTDPLGDFLASLRKVSALGATRALPAHRAPFDDVAGRAAEIAEHHARRLEQIEGQLAAGPKTLWSITEGMEWNKGWERLDTFARHLALGEAGSHLRHLALTGRVRLASTEPIEFSLAG, from the coding sequence ATGACGGACGCCGCCCCCGCCGAGGCAGCAGTCGCCGAGGGCCCCGGCGTCTGGTCGATCCGCGTCCCCTTCCCCGACAACCCTTTGGGCTACACGCTCGTGTACGTCCTGGAGACGACCGCCGGCGGCCCGGTCCTGGTCGACGCCGGCTGGGACGACCCGGTCTCGCTGGCGACCCTGGAGCGCGGCCTGGAGGCCGTCGGGACGTCGGTGTCGGAGGTGCGCGGCGTCCTGGTCACCCACCACCACCCCGACCACCACGGGCTCGCCGGGCGCATCAGGGAGCTGAGCGGCTGCTGGGTGGCGCTGCACGAGGAGGACGCGAAGGTCGTCGAGATGGTCCGGACCGCCGAGCGCGAGCCGTGGACCAAGCGCTACAAGGCGCTGCTGGAGCTGTGCGGCGCGCCGCCGGAGGCGGTCGCGAGCGCGGCGTCGGCGATCCCGTCCGGTGCCAAGCCGGCGGTCCCGGACGTGCTGATCGAGGACGGCACGCTGATGGACGTCCCGGGGCGGACGCTGCGCGCCGTCTGGACGCCGGGCCACTCCCCCGGGCACACCTGCTTCCACTTGGAGGACAGCGGGGCGCTGCTGACCGGCGACCACGTCCTGCCCGGCATCACGCCGGTGGTCACGGTCTACGACGACCACGTGGTCGGGACCACGGACCCGCTCGGGGACTTCCTCGCCTCGCTGCGCAAGGTCTCGGCGCTGGGAGCGACCCGCGCCCTGCCGGCGCACCGCGCGCCCTTCGACGACGTCGCAGGGCGCGCCGCGGAGATCGCCGAGCACCACGCGCGGCGCCTGGAGCAGATCGAGGGGCAGCTGGCCGCCGGGCCGAAGACGTTGTGGAGCATCACCGAGGGCATGGAGTGGAACAAGGGCTGGGAGCGCCTCGACACCTTCGCGCGGCATCTGGCGCTCGGCGAGGCGGGGTCGCATCTGCGGCATCTGGCGCTGACCGGGCGCGTGCGGCTGGCCTCGACGGAGCCGATCGAGTTCTCGCTCGCGGGGTGA
- a CDS encoding aldehyde dehydrogenase: protein MGTVTEHGKLFIGGSYVDPATTAKLEMISPVTEEVFGRTPEASPADMDRAVAAARHAFDEGPWPRMAVAERVEILRRLRDRYEARADELAKLISSETGSPYSWSILAQVWAPIMIWDYFLGLATEYPWEELRQGMLGPTIVRSEPVGVAAGIVAWNVPQFITVSKIAPALVAGCAVVVKPSPETALDSYLLADMALEAGLPEGVLNIVPAGRENSAYLAAHPGLDKIAFTGSTAGGKAVLAAAGANLTRVTLELGGKSAAIILPDADLSTAIPGLLPNSYMNNGQACVAQTRVLVQRDRYAKTVEAMAEAVKALRTGDPLDPETQIGPLVAERQRDRVESYIAKGIGEGARVVVGGGRPADLPKGWFVEPTLFADVDNRMVIAQEEIFGPVVAMIPYTDEADAVRIANDSDYGLSGSVWSADVEHGLDVARRVRTGNYGVNTFGMEFNSPFGGFKQSGVGREFGPEGLRAYLETKTVHLPSGYTPEGF from the coding sequence ATGGGCACCGTGACCGAGCACGGGAAACTGTTCATCGGCGGCTCCTACGTCGACCCGGCCACGACCGCGAAGCTGGAGATGATCTCGCCGGTCACCGAGGAGGTGTTCGGCCGCACGCCCGAGGCCTCGCCGGCGGACATGGACCGCGCGGTCGCCGCCGCCCGCCACGCCTTCGACGAGGGACCGTGGCCGCGGATGGCGGTGGCCGAGCGCGTGGAGATCCTGCGCCGGCTGCGCGACCGGTACGAGGCGCGCGCGGACGAATTGGCCAAGCTGATCAGCTCCGAGACCGGATCGCCGTACTCCTGGTCGATCCTGGCGCAGGTGTGGGCGCCGATCATGATCTGGGACTACTTCCTGGGGCTGGCCACGGAGTACCCGTGGGAGGAACTGCGGCAGGGCATGCTCGGTCCGACCATCGTGCGCAGCGAGCCGGTGGGGGTCGCGGCGGGGATCGTGGCGTGGAACGTGCCGCAGTTCATCACCGTGAGCAAGATCGCGCCGGCGCTCGTGGCGGGCTGCGCGGTGGTGGTCAAGCCGTCGCCGGAGACCGCGCTGGACTCGTATCTGCTCGCTGATATGGCCCTTGAGGCCGGGCTGCCGGAGGGCGTGCTGAACATCGTGCCGGCGGGGCGCGAGAACAGCGCGTATCTCGCGGCGCATCCGGGGCTCGACAAGATCGCCTTCACCGGCTCGACGGCCGGCGGCAAGGCGGTCCTGGCCGCCGCCGGCGCGAACCTGACGCGCGTGACGCTGGAACTCGGCGGGAAGTCCGCGGCGATCATCCTGCCGGACGCGGATCTGAGTACTGCGATTCCCGGACTGCTGCCGAATTCGTATATGAACAACGGACAGGCATGTGTTGCCCAGACACGGGTTCTGGTGCAGCGCGATCGGTACGCCAAGACCGTCGAGGCGATGGCGGAGGCTGTCAAGGCACTGAGAACCGGCGACCCGCTCGACCCCGAGACGCAGATCGGTCCTCTGGTCGCCGAGCGGCAGCGCGATCGAGTGGAGTCCTATATCGCCAAGGGGATCGGCGAGGGCGCGCGGGTGGTCGTCGGCGGCGGGCGTCCGGCGGATCTGCCCAAGGGGTGGTTCGTCGAGCCGACGCTGTTCGCGGACGTCGACAACCGCATGGTGATCGCGCAGGAGGAGATCTTCGGTCCGGTCGTCGCGATGATCCCGTACACCGACGAGGCCGACGCGGTGCGGATCGCCAACGATTCCGATTACGGGCTCTCGGGATCGGTGTGGTCGGCGGACGTGGAGCACGGGCTGGACGTGGCGCGGCGCGTGCGAACCGGCAACTACGGCGTCAACACCTTCGGGATGGAGTTCAATTCGCCCTTCGGCGGGTTCAAGCAGTCCGGGGTCGGCAGGGAGTTCGGGCCCGAGGGCTTGCGGGCATATCTGGAAACGAAGACCGTGCACTTGCCGAGCGGCTATACCCCTGAAGGGTTTTGA
- a CDS encoding ferredoxin, whose translation MTVDTDLCIGSGGCVLRAPDAFELDTARQSCPKHEVMAPSDDVLEAAETCPVEAITIVEEGSGAEVFPPAD comes from the coding sequence GTGACTGTCGATACCGACCTGTGTATCGGCTCCGGGGGGTGCGTGCTGCGCGCGCCCGACGCGTTCGAGCTGGACACGGCGCGGCAGTCGTGCCCGAAGCACGAGGTGATGGCGCCGTCGGACGACGTTCTGGAGGCTGCGGAGACCTGTCCGGTGGAGGCGATCACGATCGTGGAGGAGGGGAGCGGGGCGGAGGTGTTCCCGCCGGCCGACTGA
- a CDS encoding bifunctional helix-turn-helix transcriptional regulator/GNAT family N-acetyltransferase translates to MVDLAPAVAAVRSFNRSYTKVIGVLEDGLLKSPYTLTEVRVLLEIAHAGPEGSTVVRIREDLGLDPGYLSRILARFDSEGMVVKGRAADDARRGTVQLTERGRGVFSGLDERSSEQVGEWLSRLGAGDRGRLVEAMGQIGGLLGFAENKASASQAPPSKADVVLRAPRPGDYGWVVERHGALYASERDFDETFEADVARIVADYAGSHDAEREAFWIAEVQGRRVGCVACVRRPTEDGVDTAQLRILLVDPSARGFGVGRRLVDECLEFARKVGYQRMMLFTVDGLSSAHRIYRARGFEIVRQEAVEMWGHHLVEQEWELEL, encoded by the coding sequence ATGGTGGATCTAGCACCCGCGGTGGCGGCCGTCCGTTCGTTCAACCGGAGCTACACGAAAGTCATAGGCGTCCTCGAGGACGGGCTGTTGAAGAGCCCTTACACCCTGACCGAGGTCCGGGTCCTCTTGGAGATCGCGCACGCCGGGCCGGAGGGCTCGACCGTGGTGCGGATCCGGGAGGACCTCGGTCTCGATCCCGGCTACCTGAGCCGCATCCTGGCGCGCTTCGACAGCGAGGGGATGGTGGTCAAGGGGCGCGCCGCCGATGACGCGCGGCGCGGAACGGTGCAGCTGACCGAGCGCGGGCGCGGGGTCTTCTCAGGGCTCGACGAGCGCTCGAGCGAGCAGGTCGGGGAGTGGCTCTCGCGGCTGGGGGCGGGGGACCGGGGGCGGCTGGTCGAGGCCATGGGGCAGATCGGCGGGCTGCTGGGGTTCGCCGAGAACAAGGCGTCCGCGAGCCAGGCGCCGCCCTCCAAAGCTGATGTCGTGCTTCGGGCGCCGCGTCCCGGCGACTACGGCTGGGTCGTGGAGCGCCATGGAGCTCTGTACGCGAGCGAGCGCGACTTCGACGAGACCTTCGAGGCGGACGTCGCGCGCATCGTCGCGGACTACGCGGGCTCGCACGACGCCGAGCGCGAGGCGTTCTGGATCGCCGAGGTGCAGGGGCGGCGGGTCGGATGCGTCGCCTGCGTCCGGCGTCCGACCGAGGACGGCGTGGACACGGCGCAACTCAGGATCCTGCTGGTCGACCCGTCGGCGCGCGGGTTCGGCGTCGGACGGCGGCTGGTCGATGAGTGCCTGGAGTTCGCGCGCAAGGTTGGCTATCAGCGAATGATGCTGTTCACCGTGGACGGGCTCAGCTCGGCGCACCGGATCTACCGCGCGAGGGGGTTCGAGATCGTGCGTCAGGAGGCAGTCGAGATGTGGGGACACCACTTGGTGGAGCAGGAGTGGGAGTTGGAGCTGTAG